In Nostoc piscinale CENA21, the genomic stretch CGCCTTTGACTCTCTTGAGTGCATCTGCTATGTACAAGTCAGCATAGTTACTCAAAAACGTGTTGTCATACTCGTTATTTTCGGTATATAAACCTATGCCCAAAAGAATATTGCTGGATTGCTTGCTGACTCTAACTCCTGTACGCTGCACGACATCTGGTAATTGTGCCTCAGCAATAGAAACCCGATTCTGCACATCAACAGCAGCTAAGTCTTTATTTCGTGAAGCATCAAAGGTAATTGTAATATTGCTTGTACCGTCGTTGCTGCTGCTGGAGGTCATATATTTTAGACCTTCAACACCATTAATCTGTCTTTCTAAGAGATTAGTAATACCGCTTTCTACAACTTCGGCACTGGCTCCACTATAGTTGGCTGTAACGTTAATTTGTGTAGGACTAATATCTGGAAATCGCGCAATGGGTAGTGTGGGAATACTAATTAATCCCACCAGCAGGATAATGACCGCACAGACCGTAGCAAACACAGGTCGCTTGATGAAGAAATCAACAAACATAATTAAAAGTGTGAAGTGTAAAGTATGAAGTATGAAGTATGAAGTTTCAGACTTCATACTTCATACTTTTTTAGGGAGTAGGAGCGATGGGTGCGCCATTGGTTAAGTTGAGGATGCCAGAAACTACGATTTTGTCTCCAGCTTTGAGTCCTTCTAGCACTTGGTAATTACTGCCTTCAATGGCTCCTAATTTGACTGGTTTTTGCAGAGCTACTAAAGATGGCGCTCCTGGTTTAGGATTTTCTGGTGCTTGAGCCACAAATACAAATGCTTCTCCACCAAGGCGGGAAACGGCTGTCACAGACACTAAAATTCCGGGACGTTCATCCCAAATGATTTTTGTTTGGACTAACTGGCGATTTAGTAATTGTCTGCCGCCATTTCTAAAGGTGGCTTTGGCTAAAACTGTTTGCGAATTAGAATTGGCGTTGGGTGAAATGAAACTGATGTTACCTGTAGCGGTGGGTTGACTTTGAGCATCAAGCATTTGCACTGGTAAACCGACACGCAATTGCTTGGCTTGCGTCAGAGGTACAGAGATATTTAATTCTAAGGAGTCATTTCTGGTGAGGGTGGTGAGGCTGTCGGCTTTGCTAACAAATTCTCCGACTCTTACTGGAATATCCCCTAAAACGCCGGTAAAGGGAGCGCGGACGTGGTGTACTGCAATTGTACTTCGGCGGCTTTGACTTGAGCTGCTGCTTGGGTAACTTGCGATCGCGCTTGGGCAATTTCTTCTTGACGGGGGCCGTTTTCTAATTGTCTTAAGTTTTGTCTTTGCTGCTCAACGGCTGCTTCTAATTCATTAATATCTGAACGTCTGGCTTTGCTGAGTTGCTCTAGGCGTTTTTGTGCCACTACTAATGCGGCGGCGGCGCTTCGTTGTTCTTTCAGATAACCTTCCATCTGATCTTCGGAAATTGCCCCTTGTTTTTGTAAGTTTTCGTAGCGTTCGGCGCGAGATTTTGCTAGTGCTAAGTCAGACTTAGCAGCTTCAATTTGAGCTTCGGCTTGCGCCATTTCTTCGGGACTGGAACCTGTTTGAGCATCTCGTAAACGCGCCTGGGCTTGTACTAGCTGCGCTCTGGCTTGGGCAATTTCTTCTGAGCGTGTACCTGCTTTCAGTTCTGCTAAACGTGCTTGCGCTTGTTCAAGGGAAGCTTTGGCTTGGAGTAACTGTGCTTGGGCATCATCACTTTGCAGACGAATCACTACTTGTCCTTGGGAAACGCGATCGCCTTCTTGATATAAAATCTGTGTGATTCTTGCGTCAATTTCTGGCTTGAGTGTAACTGAGCGTGGTGCATCCAAATTCCCAACTAATTCTGACGTTTCCTGAATCGTTGCATTCTCCACAGTGGCTAATTTCACAGGAACTCCCATTGGTTGACCCGCAGCAGCCCCAGCAGGTGCATTACTCGCTTGACTAGTTTGCCACCAACGCCAACCGACACCAAGACCTGCAATTAACAACACGACACCTAAAATTACAGGCCAAGGCCGCTTTTTATTAGCTATGGAAATGTGTTTTGGTTCGGTTGAAGGATCTGTTGGTTGAGCCTGATGAGAGTCCGTAGTAACAGGCTGTTCTATTTCAAGCGGAAACTGTGAATCAGGGAACTCAGATTGGGACATGGGTTTTCATGCAAGTACTTGCTTGCATTATATCTGGAGGAGACCAAAATGTGTATAAACTAAGTCAGACAATGGCGATCGCGACAATATCAGCTTTCGTAGTTTTAGCCCCTAAATTTGTGAGTGTAATAATAAGTTTTGATTATTTAAAATTTAAGTAAAAATCTTAGTGATAGGGAAAATTGAGATAAATAAAAACTATTGTTTGCCTAAGTGTCTGCAAGGTTTAGCTGACTTGATTGGACAAACCCATCAAAAAACTTTCAAATGCCACTACCTTAAAAAACTCAAGTAATCAACACCAGCATAAAAGTAAGCTAATTCCCCAAATCCCGCGTCCTTCTGACGATAGAAATGTGTGTCAGCAAAACAGGCAAGAAAAAGGGCTGAGTCACCGAAATTTGCAAGGGCGGGAAGAACCTCCTGAACTTTGCTCAACGAGGGGAAACCACGCACGCAACTTCTCGCTGAGTATTGAGTGCTGAGTAAGAAATTGAATCTTATTGACTAGCCGCCAACCCCTAACCTCTAAACTTGTTGAATATATTCCAAAAAATTTTAGATGTGTACGATATTACCCTAAACTTATTTATGAGTATTCAGCTAATTTTTGGAGGCATGGTGGAATTATGGATGTCAGCTTAATTGTATCTAACATCTTGAATCCACCTGTGTTAGCTTTCTTTTTAGGTATTTTGGCGGTATTAGTTAAAACAGATTTAGAAATTCCCGCACCAATACCGAAATTATTATCTTTGTATTTGTTATTTGCCATTGGGTTTAAAGGTGGAGTAGAACTCGTTAAAAGTGGGATTAATCAATCAGTAATCCTCACCCTTTTAGCCGCTATGTTAATGGCTTGTGTTGTTCCTGTTTACACATTTTTTATTCTGAGAATTAAGCTGGATACTTATAATGCAGCTGCGATCGCAGCTACTTACGGCTCAATTAGTGCTGTGACTTTTATTACTGCCAGTTCTTTTTTAACGCAACTGGGAATGAGTTTTGATGGCTTTATGGTTGCAGCCTTGGCATTAATGGAATCACCAGCCATTGTCGTGGGGTTAATATTAGTTAATGTTTTTACAGTTGATGAAAACGAACGCGAATTTAATTGGTCAGAAGTTTTACAAGAAGCTTTTCTAAATAGTTCGGTATTTTTGTTAGTTGGTAGCTTGTTCATGGGTGTCCTTACCGGAGAACATGGTTGGCAAACCTTAAAACCATTTACCCAAGATATGTTTTATGGTGTGCTGACGTTCTTTTTATTGGATATGGGACTTTTAGCTGCCAGAAGAATAAAAGATTTGCAAAAAACTGGATTTTTCCTGATTTCGTTTGCGATACTAGTACCAATTTTCAATGCTGGCATATCTTTATTAATAGCGAAAGCAATCGGAATGTCCCAAGGAGATAGCTTGTTATTCTCTGTGCTATGCGCCAGTGCATCCTACATTGCTGTACCAGCGGCTATGCGTCTCACCGTCCCAGAAGCGAATCCTAGTTTGTATGTTTCGACGGCGTTAGCTGTGACTTTTCCTTTTAATATCATTGTCGGCATCCCGCTCTATTTATACGGCATCAATCTATTTTGGAGGTAAGATTATGCAGCCTGTAAAACGGATAGAAATCTTTGCCAACTATGTTGAACTCGGTAAAATCTTAGAATCTTTAGAAAAGGCAGGCGTAAGGGGACATTCAGTTATCAAAGATGTAGCCGGCAAAGGTACAAGAGGCACCATCACCAATGATTTAGCCATGACAATGCTAGACAATGTTTATATCATTGCCTTTTTTCCACCAGAAAAATTGTCTTTGGTAGAATCAAATGTCCGACAAACTCTGAGTAAGTTTGGCGGAGTTTGTTTTATTTCTGACGCAATCGAAATCGAGACTACTAGATGTGTGGGATGAAGTATGAAGTGTGAAGTATGAAATGAATTTCATCAGCACTTTAAGCATTAACATCACTTAAGCGTGAGGTTGTAAATCTATCCATCCACTTTTCTAAGTAAACTCGGTTGGCATTTTGTTCAGATGGTTCTTGAGTGTCAGCAGGGTAAGGCATCAATCCTAAAATTGCGGCTGTAGTCACGCAAAACATTGACTTTTGGAAACTGATACAGATTTGTACTCGTAAATCATCTTCTCCACGCAGGCGGCGGCGATACACAGCGTGCAAATATTCTGGCAAATAATGGCGCATATCCTGCATCAGCAAGGTAGGGGGAATGCCTGCACCGCCAATTGGTAAAGGATCAGCATACAATGCACCATACTGGAATCGTCCTTGATCTGGGGGAATTTGATAAGCTTGGGCATTGTAAGAAACTGTGCCGTGAAATGGAGTTCCCCGGAAGAAAACTGCCTCAACATAAGGTACGGCTGTATCTCCTAAAAATGTTAAACCAGTTTTTTCTGGGATAATGTCGTAGGTTTTATCTTGAATTTTGACAGAGTATGTAATTGGCTTGAGAGCATCGGCTACCAAACCTGCTTTAATGTGGTCTACAACCTGCTGAATTGATGTGATTTCACCGTTGTCATAACGGTCAGATAAGCTGAGGAAAATATCAGCCATGACGCGCCAAAATTGACCCAAGCCACTGTAGTAAGCCGAAACTCGCAATTGTTCTGTTAAAAAATCAGGGAATAATTGGTTTAATCCTAAAATAAAGGGATTATTTTTAAATTTAGCAGTGATTACTGCTTTGGCGCGTTCTTGAAATTCTTTGGTATCTAAATAAGCATCTAAGCCGCCGCCACCATGCCACATCATGGCTTTCATACAATATTCGGCATATTCGTAATTTATGCGATCGTGCCACCAGTGGCGCAGTAATTTATTAAAAGAAAATTCGTTATTAAAGTATTTAAAGAAAGGAAAAAAGACTAAAAATTGATGGTCAGCAATGTATATAAGATTATTAGAGTAGGCATCTAAAACCACACCATAGCTTTTAAGGATACCAACTACTTCTAAAACATTTTCCTTGCTTTCAGGTAATAATGCCCCACCTGTTTGTAATCTTTTTACATATTCATCTAAAGGATGTGAGCCGGGTTTATTTTTAATAGTTACCATTGCCAGTTCTCCAAATTGGGAATGAGTCAATAAAAAAGCAAAAGTAAAAAATTTTACTTTTTGCTTTTTAATTTTTACTTTAATTTTTCTACAGAGACTGTTGCCATTACCTTATCTACATTCATCATGGCGGTGATTGTGGGTTCAGTCCAGTGAGATAACCAAGCAGGTTGAATGCCAAAAATCACAATTAATATGGCTAAAACTACAGATGGTAGGCGATCGCTCCAATAAACTCGTGGTAAACTAACTACCTGTGCTGATAAGCGCCCAAAAAATGCCCTATTCATCAGAATTAAGAAGTAAACCGCCGTCAAACCAGTCCCCAGCATAGATAGTAGGGTTTGCACGGGAAAAATAGCAAAACTGCCCCGGAAAATCACAAATTCTGAAATAAAACCGACCATTCCTGGTATACCTGCGCTGGCCATCACTCCCAAAACCATCAAGCTACCAATCACCGGCATTCCCCGTTCAGGATTTAAGAGTCCGCGAATCACTTCTAAATCGCGGCTACCTGCTTTTTTGTATACAACTCCCACCAACAAAAACAGCAGGGCAGAAATCAAACCGTGGCTAATCATCTGCATCACAGCACCCAATACACTCAGAGGTGTAGAAGCGGCGGCGGCTAATAAGATATAGCCCATGTGTCCAATTGAACTATAGGCTACCATCTTTTTCATATCAGTTTGGGCGATCGCGCAAGATGCACCGTAAAGCACACTCACTACTGCCCAAGTTGCTAACCAAGGCGCGATATAATTCCAAGCATCGGGTAATAAGTTCATCCCAAACCGCAGTAAGCCGTAAGTCCCCAACTTCAATAGCACTCCAGCTAACAATACAGAAATCGGTGTAGAGGCTTCAACGTGGGCATCAGGCAACCAAGTGTGGAAGGGAACCAACGGTATCTTAATGCCAAAGCCGACCAAAATTCCTACAAGCAGTAAGATTTGTGTGGCTAATGGTAAAGATGCAGCATTCAAGTTGGCTAAGGCGAAATTGGAACCGCCACTCAGCCAAACCATACCCAGGAAACTTGCCAAAATCAAAATGCCAGATATGGCTGTGTAAATTAAAAACTTAGTCGCGGCGTAACCTCTTCTCGCACCACCCCAAATGGCAATTAACAGGTAAAGAGGAATCAGTTCTAGTTCATAAAACAGGAAGAATAAGAGTAAATCTTGTGCCAGAAAAGCGCCTGTTACGCCTGTGCTTAACAATAATATGAGTGAGTAATACAACCGTGGACGTTGTTGGGAACTATCGCTGCTAGAGATAGCAATGCAAGTCAACAGTCCATTTAAAACCAGTAGCGGCAAAGATAAACCATCAACTCCAAGGTTGTAACTTAACCCAATGGCATCTACCCAAGGAATAAACTCACTAAACTGTTGATTAATT encodes the following:
- a CDS encoding biotin/lipoyl-binding protein, producing the protein MSQSEFPDSQFPLEIEQPVTTDSHQAQPTDPSTEPKHISIANKKRPWPVILGVVLLIAGLGVGWRWWQTSQASNAPAGAAAGQPMGVPVKLATVENATIQETSELVGNLDAPRSVTLKPEIDARITQILYQEGDRVSQGQVVIRLQSDDAQAQLLQAKASLEQAQARLAELKAGTRSEEIAQARAQLVQAQARLRDAQTGSSPEEMAQAEAQIEAAKSDLALAKSRAERYENLQKQGAISEDQMEGYLKEQRSAAAALVVAQKRLEQLSKARRSDINELEAAVEQQRQNLRQLENGPRQEEIAQARSQVTQAAAQVKAAEVQLQYTTSALPLPAF
- a CDS encoding CO2 hydration protein; the encoded protein is MVTIKNKPGSHPLDEYVKRLQTGGALLPESKENVLEVVGILKSYGVVLDAYSNNLIYIADHQFLVFFPFFKYFNNEFSFNKLLRHWWHDRINYEYAEYCMKAMMWHGGGGLDAYLDTKEFQERAKAVITAKFKNNPFILGLNQLFPDFLTEQLRVSAYYSGLGQFWRVMADIFLSLSDRYDNGEITSIQQVVDHIKAGLVADALKPITYSVKIQDKTYDIIPEKTGLTFLGDTAVPYVEAVFFRGTPFHGTVSYNAQAYQIPPDQGRFQYGALYADPLPIGGAGIPPTLLMQDMRHYLPEYLHAVYRRRLRGEDDLRVQICISFQKSMFCVTTAAILGLMPYPADTQEPSEQNANRVYLEKWMDRFTTSRLSDVNA
- a CDS encoding sodium-dependent bicarbonate transport family permease — protein: MDVSLIVSNILNPPVLAFFLGILAVLVKTDLEIPAPIPKLLSLYLLFAIGFKGGVELVKSGINQSVILTLLAAMLMACVVPVYTFFILRIKLDTYNAAAIAATYGSISAVTFITASSFLTQLGMSFDGFMVAALALMESPAIVVGLILVNVFTVDENEREFNWSEVLQEAFLNSSVFLLVGSLFMGVLTGEHGWQTLKPFTQDMFYGVLTFFLLDMGLLAARRIKDLQKTGFFLISFAILVPIFNAGISLLIAKAIGMSQGDSLLFSVLCASASYIAVPAAMRLTVPEANPSLYVSTALAVTFPFNIIVGIPLYLYGINLFWR
- a CDS encoding NADH-quinone oxidoreductase subunit M, whose product is MLSALILLPLLGAIIIGFWPAILDGKFARGMAFVCAGLTFLWSVFLAIQFNPGEINQQFSEFIPWVDAIGLSYNLGVDGLSLPLLVLNGLLTCIAISSSDSSQQRPRLYYSLILLLSTGVTGAFLAQDLLLFFLFYELELIPLYLLIAIWGGARRGYAATKFLIYTAISGILILASFLGMVWLSGGSNFALANLNAASLPLATQILLLVGILVGFGIKIPLVPFHTWLPDAHVEASTPISVLLAGVLLKLGTYGLLRFGMNLLPDAWNYIAPWLATWAVVSVLYGASCAIAQTDMKKMVAYSSIGHMGYILLAAAASTPLSVLGAVMQMISHGLISALLFLLVGVVYKKAGSRDLEVIRGLLNPERGMPVIGSLMVLGVMASAGIPGMVGFISEFVIFRGSFAIFPVQTLLSMLGTGLTAVYFLILMNRAFFGRLSAQVVSLPRVYWSDRLPSVVLAILIVIFGIQPAWLSHWTEPTITAMMNVDKVMATVSVEKLK
- a CDS encoding P-II family nitrogen regulator, whose protein sequence is MQPVKRIEIFANYVELGKILESLEKAGVRGHSVIKDVAGKGTRGTITNDLAMTMLDNVYIIAFFPPEKLSLVESNVRQTLSKFGGVCFISDAIEIETTRCVG
- a CDS encoding efflux RND transporter periplasmic adaptor subunit; its protein translation is MASYPSSSSSQSRRSTIAVHHVRAPFTGVLGDIPVRVGEFVSKADSLTTLTRNDSLELNISVPLTQAKQLRVGLPVQMLDAQSQPTATGNISFISPNANSNSQTVLAKATFRNGGRQLLNRQLVQTKIIWDERPGILVSVTAVSRLGGEAFVFVAQAPENPKPGAPSLVALQKPVKLGAIEGSNYQVLEGLKAGDKIVVSGILNLTNGAPIAPTP